One window of the Gemella haemolysans ATCC 10379 genome contains the following:
- the metK gene encoding methionine adenosyltransferase: MSKTYLFTSESVTEGHPDKIADQVSDAILDAILEQDPYGRVACETCVNTGLAVLVGEVSTTANVDFQQIVRDTINEIGYNDPNKGYSGDHISVLVGLDKQSPDIALGVDNSLETKQQKEENEVGAGDQGLMFGFATNETPTFMPLPIYLSQKLSKQLAEVRKNGTLTYLGPDGKVQVTIEYDVNHKVNRIDTIVVSTQHDADVTQEQIHADIKKYVIEPCLDRDLLDENTKYFINPTGRFVIGGPVGDAGLTGRKIIVDTYGGFSRHGGGAFSGKDATKVDRSGAYMARYIAKNIVASGICDKVEVQLAYAIGVAHPVSIFVETFGTSKVDEGDIVKTIKEEFRLTPNGIIETLDLRKPIFKKTAAYGHFGREDVEFTWERTDKVEAFKKLLK; the protein is encoded by the coding sequence ATGAGCAAAACATATTTATTTACATCAGAATCAGTTACAGAAGGACACCCAGATAAAATTGCTGACCAAGTATCAGATGCAATTTTAGATGCGATTTTAGAACAAGATCCATATGGACGTGTAGCTTGTGAAACTTGTGTAAACACAGGATTAGCAGTGCTTGTAGGAGAAGTTTCTACAACAGCAAATGTTGACTTCCAACAAATCGTACGTGATACAATTAATGAAATAGGATACAACGATCCTAATAAAGGATACTCAGGTGATCACATTTCAGTACTTGTTGGTTTAGATAAACAATCTCCAGATATCGCACTTGGAGTTGATAATTCATTAGAAACAAAACAACAAAAAGAAGAAAATGAAGTAGGTGCTGGAGACCAAGGGCTTATGTTCGGATTTGCAACTAATGAAACACCAACATTTATGCCACTACCAATTTACCTAAGTCAAAAACTTTCAAAACAATTAGCAGAAGTTAGAAAAAATGGAACTCTAACATACTTAGGTCCTGATGGAAAAGTGCAAGTAACAATCGAATACGATGTGAACCACAAAGTTAATAGAATTGATACAATCGTAGTTTCTACACAACACGATGCAGATGTGACTCAAGAACAGATCCATGCAGATATTAAAAAATACGTAATTGAGCCATGTTTAGATAGAGATTTATTAGATGAAAATACTAAATACTTTATCAATCCAACAGGAAGATTTGTAATCGGTGGACCAGTTGGAGATGCTGGACTTACAGGACGTAAAATTATTGTTGATACATACGGTGGATTCTCTCGCCACGGTGGTGGAGCATTCAGTGGTAAAGATGCTACTAAAGTAGATAGATCGGGAGCTTATATGGCTAGATATATCGCTAAAAACATCGTAGCTAGTGGTATCTGTGATAAAGTAGAGGTTCAGTTAGCTTATGCAATTGGAGTAGCACACCCAGTATCGATTTTTGTAGAAACATTTGGAACATCAAAAGTAGATGAAGGGGATATCGTTAAAACTATTAAAGAAGAATTCCGTTTAACACCAAATGGAATCATTGAGACTTTAGATTTAAGAAAACCAATCTTCAAGAAAACAGCAGCTTACGGTCACTTTGGACGTGAAGATGTAGAATTCACTTGGGAAAGAACTGACAAAGTAGAAGCATTTAAAAAATTACTAAAATAA